A window of Ananas comosus cultivar F153 linkage group 4, ASM154086v1, whole genome shotgun sequence contains these coding sequences:
- the LOC109708813 gene encoding uncharacterized protein LOC109708813 — MAAVSSVASSRFLPHSAPAKSGTHRPRSSHRLPCKCEPSFRPRRSRRPSSVAAAAALAAEDLDVIPVRSADSTDQQDGVVVRAAAEVGREQDDDALNAGGATHVGGFAFESGAVGGGGGGGGFGPSPSSSSSSSSSMMGPEGEDLSRMIDRAINAAIVLAAGTFAITKLLTIDRDYWHGWTLYEILRYAPQHNWNAYEEALKTNPVLAKMVISGVVYSVGDWIAQCYEGKPLFEFDRARMFRSGLVGFTLHGSLSHYYYHFCEALFPFQDWWVVPAKVLFDQTAWSAIWNSIYYVVLGFLRLESPASIFSELKSTFWPMLTAGWKLWPFAHLITYGVIPVEQRLLWVDCVELVWVTILSTYSNEKFEARNLEAASDSHLRSLSSTPEESSK, encoded by the exons ATGGCGGCTGTGAGTAGCGTGGCCTCCTCGAGATTTCTGCCCCACTCCGCGCCCGCCAAGAGCGGCACCCACAGGCCCAGATCAAGCCATCGCCTCCCCTGCAAGTGCGAGCCCTCCTTCCGCCCCCGGCGGAGCAGGAGGCCTTCGtcagtggcggcggcggcggccctgGCGGCGGAGGACCTCGACGTCATCCCCGTCCGGAGCGCTGACTCAACCGACCAGCAGGACGGGGTCGTCGtccgcgccgccgccgaggtCGGGAGGGAGCAGGACGACGACGCTCTTAACGCCGGCGGTGCCACCCACGTTGGTGGGTTTGCTTTCGAGAGCGGAGCCgtcggcgggggcgggggcgggggcggattcggtccttctccctcctcctcctcctcctcatcttcgTCGATGATGGGACCCGAGGGGGAGGACCTCAGCAGGATGATCGATCGGGCCATCAACGCGGCGATCGTGCTCGCGGCTGGCACTTTCGCCATCACGAAGCTGCTCACCATCGACAGAGATTACTGGCAT GGTTGGACCCTTTATGAGATCCTTAGATATGCACCTCAACATAACTGGAATGCTTATGAGGAGGCATTGAAAACAAACCCTGTTCTGGCCAAAATGGTGATAAGTGGAGTAGTTTACTCTGTAGGAGATTGGATTGCACAG TGCTATGAAGGAAAGCCACTATTTGAATTTGACCGTGCCCGTATGTTCAGATCTGGTCTTGTCGGATTTACGCTTCATGGATCTCTTTCTCACTATTATTATCACTTCTGTGAG GCTCTATTTCCGTTCCAGGACTGGTGGGTGGTCCCCGCCAAAGTCTTGTTTGACCAAACTGCTTGGTCAGCTATATGGAACAGCATTTACTATGTTGTCTTGGGCTTCCTTCGACTTGAATCTCCGGCTAGTATATTCAGTGAACTAAAGTCTACGTTTTGGCCAATGCTTACT GCAGGGTGGAAGCTTTGGCCTTTTGCACACCTGATAACTTATGGTGTCATTCCAGTTGAACAAAGACTTCTCTGGGTTGATTGTGTGGAGCTTGTCTGGGTTACCATATTGTCAAC TTATTCAAATGAGAAGTTTGAAGCAAGAAATTTGGAAGCAGCGTCGGACTCCCACCTGAGATCTCTCTCTTCTACTCCCGAG GAGTCTTCCAAGTAG